A part of Euzebya sp. genomic DNA contains:
- a CDS encoding 16S rRNA (uracil(1498)-N(3))-methyltransferase, translating into MRTLPGGIGSGGPGLPTTGPHVFVAPVGAASSVDVTGGEGHHLAAVLRIREGEPVSLADDTGWVYQAVARGVGRDVVALEVTDRFEVPADEPRVCVVQALGKGRKVEEVVQRLTEVGVDRLRPVVTARTVKQVEGAKADRVAERWRAVALAAAQQSRRARLLQIDPVAAWPVAGAVGAVLYEGGGVPLSEAVEEVLDEAEITLAIGPEGGFELREVEASGLTPATLGQTILRTETAGVVAASVVLHRLGRLG; encoded by the coding sequence GTGCGCACCCTCCCCGGAGGCATCGGGTCCGGTGGCCCCGGCCTGCCGACCACCGGTCCGCACGTCTTCGTCGCCCCCGTCGGCGCCGCGTCGTCGGTCGACGTGACCGGCGGTGAGGGCCACCACCTCGCCGCGGTCCTGCGCATCCGCGAGGGAGAGCCGGTCAGCCTGGCCGACGACACCGGCTGGGTGTACCAGGCGGTGGCCCGCGGGGTCGGCCGCGACGTCGTGGCCCTCGAGGTGACCGACCGGTTCGAGGTGCCCGCCGACGAGCCGCGGGTCTGCGTCGTCCAGGCGCTCGGCAAGGGCCGGAAGGTCGAGGAGGTCGTCCAGCGGCTCACCGAGGTCGGCGTCGACCGCCTCCGGCCGGTGGTGACCGCCCGCACCGTGAAGCAGGTGGAGGGGGCGAAGGCCGACCGGGTCGCCGAGCGCTGGCGGGCCGTGGCGCTCGCCGCGGCCCAGCAGTCACGTAGGGCGCGGCTGCTCCAGATCGATCCGGTCGCGGCGTGGCCGGTGGCCGGTGCGGTCGGGGCGGTCCTGTACGAGGGCGGTGGGGTCCCGCTGTCAGAGGCCGTCGAGGAGGTGCTCGACGAGGCGGAGATCACCCTCGCGATCGGTCCGGAGGGCGGGTTCGAGCTGCGGGAGGTGGAGGCGTCCGGCCTGACCCCGGCCACGCTCGGCCAGACGATCCTGCGGACCGAGACCGCCGGGGTCGTCGCGGCGTCCGTCGTGCTCCACCGGCTGGGCCGACTGGGCTGA
- a CDS encoding TfoX/Sxy family protein, with translation MAYDEELATRIRERLAGEPDVTEQRMFGGLAFLLGGHMAVAAINAGGMMVRVGQDAADALVDDDGQATVVEMRGRPMRGWLEVAAGQVQTDAQLAAWVDRGVALVRSLPPKA, from the coding sequence ATGGCCTACGACGAGGAGCTGGCGACCCGGATCCGCGAGCGGCTGGCGGGCGAACCGGACGTGACCGAGCAGCGGATGTTCGGCGGGCTGGCGTTCCTGCTCGGCGGCCACATGGCCGTCGCGGCGATCAACGCGGGCGGGATGATGGTCCGCGTCGGCCAGGACGCCGCCGACGCGCTGGTCGACGACGACGGTCAGGCCACGGTCGTGGAGATGCGCGGCCGGCCGATGCGCGGCTGGCTGGAGGTGGCCGCCGGGCAGGTCCAGACCGACGCGCAGCTCGCCGCCTGGGTGGACCGCGGCGTCGCGCTGGTCCGGTCCCTCCCCCCGAAGGCCTGA